A window of the Leucothrix mucor DSM 2157 genome harbors these coding sequences:
- the cobC gene encoding alpha-ribazole phosphatase, with protein sequence MSETTIINLLRHGEVELGNVFCGSTDATLSDLGWAQMQKSLEDEESWNRIITSPLQRCFEFAESLASQEEVELLVNPEFKEMDFGAWEGRSPKIIQEEDGQLLSEWWKSPTRVVPPEGEAFLDFRSRVLKAFHEMAKKYEGENLLLITHAGVIRVIMMHILGMQDENLFRLNVDYASMTKIRIYHDETGEWGTLISHG encoded by the coding sequence ATGTCCGAAACAACAATAATTAATCTACTTCGCCATGGTGAAGTAGAGTTAGGCAATGTATTTTGCGGAAGCACCGATGCGACCTTGAGCGACCTCGGTTGGGCGCAAATGCAGAAGTCATTAGAGGATGAGGAAAGCTGGAACAGAATTATCACTTCACCATTACAGCGTTGCTTTGAGTTTGCTGAGTCGCTAGCGTCTCAGGAAGAAGTCGAGCTGTTGGTTAACCCTGAGTTTAAAGAGATGGATTTTGGCGCTTGGGAAGGCCGTAGTCCTAAAATTATTCAGGAAGAAGATGGTCAATTGCTGAGTGAGTGGTGGAAGTCACCGACTCGTGTTGTACCACCAGAAGGTGAAGCATTCCTGGATTTTCGTAGCCGTGTGTTAAAAGCATTCCATGAAATGGCTAAGAAATACGAAGGTGAGAATCTGTTGCTGATCACTCATGCCGGTGTTATTCGGGTGATTATGATGCATATTCTTGGCATGCAGGATGAAAATTTATTCCGCCTGAATGTTGATTACGCCAGTATGACAAAGATTCGTATCTATCACGATGAAACCGGAGAGTGGGGAACCCTAATCTCTCACGGCTGA
- a CDS encoding ABC transporter ATP-binding protein, with product MSELILEDVSLSYDGKQVLESISLQVEDGKIACLLGPSGCGKTTLLRSIAGFEPLQHGVIKAGNRVLSTPEQSVATELREIGMVFQDFALFPHLSIARNICFGIRQLSEADQRSRLEALLELVGLQGFGERYPHQLSGGQQQRVALARAMAPRPRLLLLDEPFSSMDVELRGVLAKEIREILKHEGITTVMVTHDQHEAFSMADQIGVLSGGQLLQWGSAQTLYHHPKTAFVARFIGRSNFLEGTVSDDGVKTAIGTVSAASLSGHKSGDTVKVLVRPEYLQLDQENGVPATLISRDFRGGYYLYTLRLPSDETVQMLLSSLADHELGESVAISLSTDQLSLFANP from the coding sequence GTGAGTGAACTGATACTGGAAGATGTCAGCTTAAGTTACGATGGTAAGCAGGTACTGGAAAGTATCTCGCTGCAAGTCGAAGATGGGAAGATTGCCTGTTTGCTTGGCCCTAGTGGTTGCGGCAAGACGACTTTGTTGCGCTCGATTGCAGGCTTTGAGCCGCTTCAGCATGGTGTGATTAAAGCCGGTAACCGCGTGCTGAGTACGCCAGAGCAGAGTGTTGCGACTGAACTGCGTGAAATCGGCATGGTGTTTCAGGATTTTGCCTTATTCCCACACTTGAGTATTGCCCGCAATATTTGCTTCGGTATTCGGCAGTTAAGTGAGGCGGATCAGCGTTCACGCTTGGAGGCATTATTGGAGCTGGTTGGCTTGCAAGGCTTTGGTGAGCGTTACCCACATCAATTATCTGGTGGTCAGCAGCAGCGTGTGGCATTAGCGCGTGCAATGGCACCTAGGCCACGTTTGTTGTTATTGGATGAGCCCTTTTCCAGTATGGATGTGGAGTTACGCGGGGTGTTGGCCAAAGAGATTCGTGAGATTCTAAAGCATGAGGGTATTACGACGGTAATGGTGACGCATGATCAGCATGAAGCCTTTAGTATGGCGGATCAGATTGGTGTGCTCAGTGGTGGTCAGTTGTTGCAATGGGGGAGTGCGCAAACCTTATATCATCATCCAAAGACGGCCTTTGTGGCACGTTTTATCGGGCGCAGCAATTTCTTAGAGGGCACGGTAAGCGATGATGGGGTAAAAACGGCGATTGGGACGGTCTCAGCGGCGTCTTTATCGGGTCACAAATCCGGCGATACCGTCAAGGTGTTAGTTCGCCCTGAGTACTTGCAGCTCGATCAGGAAAATGGTGTGCCTGCGACGCTGATTTCCAGAGATTTTAGAGGCGGCTATTACCTTTATACTTTGCGCTTACCTAGCGATGAAACCGTGCAAATGTTGCTCTCATCTTTAGCAGATCATGAGCTTGGAGAGTCGGTTGCAATCTCATTATCCACGGACCAACTAAGCCTGTTTGCAAACCCATAA
- a CDS encoding Fe(3+) ABC transporter substrate-binding protein produces MKFLSIAVLAGLFSLVGAVEAAESDEVNLYSARKEQLIKSLLDKFTEESGIKVNLVTGGADALLKRLQSEGKNTPADLLITTDAGRLHRAKEVGVIQAVESEALKTAIPEHLRDPESYWFGLSQRARPIFYVKGKVDPKELSTYEALTDAQWKGRICIRSSSNIYNQSLVASLLEAHDEETVEKWAKGLVANFAQPPKGGDRDQIKAAAAGICDIAIANTYYFGGMLTSGDQDQIDAANKMAIFWPNQDDRGTHVNVSGIAMTKAAPNAENAKKLMEFLVSPESQAWYAEVNSEFPVLEGAKQSDILKSWGEFKSDTLNLAKLGENNADAVRLMDRAGWK; encoded by the coding sequence ATGAAATTTCTAAGTATCGCCGTGCTAGCTGGTCTTTTTTCACTGGTCGGTGCTGTGGAAGCAGCTGAGTCGGATGAAGTTAATCTCTACTCTGCACGCAAAGAGCAACTGATCAAGTCACTGCTGGACAAGTTTACTGAAGAGTCGGGTATTAAGGTTAATTTGGTTACCGGTGGTGCTGATGCACTGCTGAAGCGTTTACAGTCTGAAGGCAAAAACACTCCAGCTGATTTGTTGATTACAACGGATGCCGGTCGTTTACACCGCGCTAAAGAAGTGGGGGTTATTCAGGCAGTTGAATCCGAAGCACTAAAAACGGCAATTCCAGAGCATCTACGTGATCCTGAGTCCTACTGGTTTGGATTGTCTCAGCGCGCGCGTCCTATCTTTTATGTAAAAGGTAAGGTTGATCCAAAAGAGTTATCAACTTACGAAGCATTGACTGATGCGCAGTGGAAAGGCCGTATCTGTATCCGCTCTTCCTCTAATATCTATAACCAGTCTTTGGTTGCATCATTGCTGGAAGCGCATGATGAAGAAACGGTTGAGAAGTGGGCCAAAGGTTTGGTTGCAAACTTTGCGCAGCCACCAAAAGGCGGCGACCGTGATCAAATCAAAGCGGCAGCAGCAGGTATCTGTGATATTGCGATTGCCAATACCTATTACTTTGGTGGCATGTTAACCAGCGGTGATCAGGATCAGATTGATGCAGCGAATAAAATGGCAATCTTCTGGCCTAACCAAGATGACCGTGGTACTCACGTGAATGTTAGCGGTATCGCCATGACTAAAGCAGCGCCAAATGCTGAAAATGCTAAGAAGCTGATGGAGTTCTTGGTGAGCCCTGAGTCACAAGCATGGTACGCTGAAGTGAACAGCGAGTTCCCAGTTCTGGAAGGCGCTAAGCAAAGTGATATCCTGAAATCATGGGGTGAATTCAAATCAGACACATTGAATCTGGCAAAATTAGGTGAAAACAATGCTGACGCGGTAAGATTAATGGATCGCGCCGGCTGGAAGTAA
- the carB gene encoding carbamoyl-phosphate synthase large subunit codes for MAKRTDIKSILIVGAGPIVIGQACEFDYSGAQACKALREEGYRVILVNSNPATIMTDPEMADAIYIEPIQWETVANIIEKERPDALLPTMGGQTALNCALDLDREGVLEKYGVEMIGAKKEAIDMAEDRSKFRQAMDEIGLESARSGVAHSIEEAREIQKGLGFPTIIRPSFTMGGSGGGIAYNREEFEDIAARGLDMSPTTEILLEESLLGWKEYEMEVVRDTADNCIIICSIENLDPMGIHTGDSITVAPAQTLTDKEYQIMRNASVDVLRKIGVDTGGSNVQFSVNPADGRLVVIEMNPRVSRSSALASKATGFPIAKIAAKLAVGYTLDELRNEITGGATPASFEPTIDYVVTKIPRFTFEKFPKADHRLTTQMKSVGEVMAIGRTFQESFQKALRGLETGIDGLDERLDLTAEDPKDELRRELTEAGPERILYVADGFRFGMTAEELFEQTSIDPWFLDQIQELVEMEQALAGKFINDLNAPEMFELKRKGFSDRRLAKLLNVSEKVMSKHRRDLGVRPIYKRVDTCAAEFSTDTAYMYSSYDEECESAPSNREKIMVLGGGPNRIGQGIEFDYCCVHAALAMRDDGYETIMVNCNPETVSTDYDTSDRLYFEPLTLEDVMEIVDLEKPKGVIVQYGGQTPLKLAEALEASGTPIIGTSPDSIDLAEDRERFQQMIERLDLKQPPNRTARNVEQGVRLAAEIGYPLVVRPSYVLGGRAMEIVYNEDDLRHYMLNAVKVSNDSPVLLDRFLDDAIEVDVDAICDGENVLIGGIMQHIEQAGVHSGDSACSLPPYSLSEEMQDRMRDQCVKMAKALGVIGLMNTQFAVKGDDIYVLEVNPRASRTVPFVSKAIGRPLAKIAARCMAGVSLKEQGILDEVIPNYYSVKEAVFPFIKFPGVDPILGPEMKSTGEVMGVGMSFAEAFGKSQRGASIDLPDTGGKAFISVREADRKYILDIAKRLIDLNFSLVATRGTARLLTDAGLQCDSVNKVREGRPHIVDMIKNDEVNLIVNTTDGKKAINDSYEIRREALQGKVTYTTTITGAWALCEAMAFKDKEQVYSLQDLHQGLNKAS; via the coding sequence ATGGCTAAACGTACAGACATAAAAAGTATTTTAATTGTTGGTGCTGGCCCGATCGTTATCGGTCAGGCTTGTGAGTTTGACTATTCCGGTGCTCAGGCTTGTAAAGCACTTCGCGAAGAAGGTTACCGCGTGATTCTGGTTAACTCGAATCCTGCGACGATTATGACGGATCCTGAAATGGCCGATGCCATTTACATCGAGCCGATTCAGTGGGAAACCGTTGCTAACATCATCGAAAAAGAGCGTCCTGATGCGCTGCTACCAACCATGGGTGGTCAGACTGCACTGAACTGTGCGTTGGATCTTGATCGCGAAGGTGTGTTGGAAAAATATGGCGTCGAGATGATTGGTGCCAAGAAAGAAGCCATTGATATGGCTGAAGACCGTTCCAAATTCCGTCAGGCAATGGATGAGATTGGATTAGAGTCAGCACGTTCCGGTGTTGCTCACTCTATCGAAGAAGCACGTGAAATCCAAAAGGGCTTAGGCTTCCCAACGATTATTCGTCCGTCATTCACCATGGGTGGTTCCGGTGGTGGTATCGCGTACAACCGCGAAGAATTTGAAGATATTGCTGCACGCGGTTTGGATATGTCGCCAACCACTGAGATTTTGCTGGAAGAGTCTCTGTTAGGTTGGAAAGAATATGAGATGGAAGTGGTGCGTGATACTGCAGATAACTGCATTATCATCTGCTCCATCGAAAACTTAGATCCAATGGGTATTCATACCGGTGACTCGATCACTGTAGCGCCAGCTCAAACGCTGACGGATAAAGAATACCAGATCATGCGTAATGCCTCCGTTGATGTGCTGCGTAAAATCGGCGTGGATACTGGTGGGTCTAACGTACAGTTCTCGGTAAACCCAGCCGATGGCCGCTTGGTGGTTATCGAAATGAATCCGCGGGTATCACGTTCTTCTGCATTGGCGTCGAAAGCAACCGGTTTCCCGATTGCAAAAATCGCGGCTAAGCTGGCGGTTGGTTACACGCTGGATGAGCTTCGCAATGAAATTACAGGTGGCGCAACGCCGGCTTCATTTGAGCCGACGATTGACTACGTTGTAACTAAGATTCCAAGATTCACGTTCGAAAAATTCCCGAAAGCAGATCACCGTTTGACGACACAGATGAAGTCTGTGGGCGAAGTTATGGCGATTGGCCGTACTTTCCAAGAGTCATTCCAGAAAGCCTTGCGCGGTTTGGAGACGGGTATTGATGGCTTGGATGAGCGTCTTGATCTGACGGCTGAAGATCCTAAAGATGAGCTACGTCGCGAGTTAACTGAAGCAGGTCCTGAGCGCATTTTGTATGTGGCTGATGGTTTCCGCTTTGGTATGACGGCTGAAGAGCTATTCGAGCAGACGTCTATCGACCCTTGGTTCCTGGATCAAATTCAGGAATTAGTTGAGATGGAGCAGGCGCTCGCTGGTAAATTCATTAATGATTTGAATGCGCCTGAAATGTTTGAGCTAAAGCGTAAAGGCTTCTCTGATCGTCGTTTGGCAAAATTGCTGAATGTGAGCGAGAAAGTGATGAGCAAGCACCGTCGTGATTTGGGTGTTCGCCCAATTTACAAGCGTGTTGATACCTGTGCAGCTGAGTTCTCAACGGACACGGCTTACATGTACTCTAGCTATGATGAAGAGTGTGAATCTGCACCGAGCAATCGTGAAAAAATCATGGTATTGGGTGGTGGTCCAAACCGTATCGGTCAAGGTATCGAGTTTGACTATTGCTGTGTGCATGCCGCACTGGCAATGCGCGATGATGGTTATGAAACAATCATGGTTAACTGTAACCCTGAGACGGTTTCAACTGACTATGATACCTCTGATCGCTTGTACTTCGAGCCATTAACATTAGAAGATGTCATGGAAATCGTTGATCTGGAAAAGCCAAAGGGCGTTATTGTCCAGTACGGCGGCCAGACTCCGTTGAAGTTGGCAGAAGCATTAGAAGCCAGTGGCACGCCAATTATTGGCACTAGCCCTGATTCTATTGACTTGGCGGAAGATCGTGAACGCTTCCAGCAGATGATTGAGCGTTTGGATCTGAAGCAACCACCAAACCGTACTGCGCGTAACGTAGAGCAGGGTGTGCGTTTGGCCGCTGAGATTGGTTATCCATTAGTGGTGCGCCCATCTTATGTATTGGGTGGGCGTGCGATGGAGATTGTCTACAATGAAGATGATTTGCGTCACTACATGCTTAATGCGGTTAAAGTTTCTAATGACTCTCCAGTATTGCTGGATCGCTTCTTAGATGACGCGATTGAAGTGGATGTTGATGCAATCTGTGACGGCGAAAATGTGCTGATCGGCGGCATCATGCAGCATATCGAGCAGGCTGGTGTTCACTCCGGCGACTCTGCGTGTTCTTTGCCTCCATATTCTTTGAGCGAAGAGATGCAAGATCGCATGCGTGATCAGTGCGTGAAAATGGCTAAAGCTCTGGGCGTTATCGGTCTGATGAATACTCAGTTCGCGGTTAAAGGCGACGATATTTACGTGCTGGAAGTGAATCCACGTGCATCAAGAACAGTTCCGTTTGTATCTAAAGCAATTGGTCGTCCATTGGCTAAGATCGCTGCACGTTGCATGGCGGGTGTATCACTGAAAGAGCAGGGTATTTTGGATGAGGTTATTCCAAACTATTATTCTGTTAAAGAAGCAGTATTCCCGTTCATCAAGTTCCCTGGTGTTGATCCGATTCTTGGCCCTGAGATGAAGTCGACGGGTGAAGTTATGGGTGTTGGTATGAGTTTTGCCGAAGCTTTCGGAAAATCTCAGCGTGGTGCAAGTATTGACCTGCCAGACACCGGCGGTAAAGCCTTTATCAGTGTGCGTGAAGCTGACCGTAAGTATATTCTGGATATTGCCAAGCGTTTAATCGATCTGAATTTCAGTTTGGTTGCGACTCGCGGTACCGCTCGTTTGTTGACGGATGCTGGTCTTCAGTGCGACAGTGTGAATAAGGTGCGCGAAGGTCGCCCACATATTGTTGATATGATCAAGAATGATGAAGTAAACTTGATCGTTAACACTACTGATGGCAAAAAAGCGATCAACGATTCCTACGAGATACGTCGTGAAGCATTGCAGGGCAAAGTGACTTACACCACGACCATTACAGGTGCGTGGGCGCTGTGCGAAGCGATGGCATTTAAGGATAAAGAGCAGGTGTATAGCTTGCAGGACCTACATCAAGGATTAAATAAGGCATCATGA
- a CDS encoding ABC transporter permease subunit, which translates to MLALVKNARSWWVVLIALIVSLPVLVVTSFLLQPFNENWQHLVDNLLFDYVANSLWLMLGVSVGVLSMGVITAWLTSICEFPGRRLLSWMLLLPLAIPAYIVAYTYTGVLDFAGPVQSQLRDWFGWSYGDYWFPEVRSLPGAIAMLSLVLYPYVYMMARAAFLEQSVAVLEASRTLGNSPLQGFYRVAMPLARPAIITGLSLALMETLADYGTVQYFGLNTFTTGIFRTWYGMDDSATAAQLSGMLLGFVVMLILLERYSRRKARFHHTSSKDVRPRRYQLRGWMAFWATLSCVLPLIFGFIIPAAQLLYWTIATSQYSLTPEFFHLTINSLGLAATAALVAVCLALLLSYAKRTMKTPLVTVSVVFASMGYAVPGTIIAVGILLPLAWFDNTLDQWLRDNFDYSSGLLLSGTLFALIFAYTVRFLSVSVQAVDAGLSKVKPSMDEAGRSLGLSSFGVLRYIHLPLMKGTVLTALLLVFVDVLKELPATLILRPFNFNTLALRAYEMASDERLADAGAPSLMIVLAGILPVILLSRAIAHANPSGETK; encoded by the coding sequence TTGTTAGCACTGGTAAAAAATGCCCGATCCTGGTGGGTGGTACTGATCGCACTAATTGTGTCGCTGCCGGTTCTGGTGGTGACGAGTTTTTTGCTGCAGCCGTTTAATGAAAACTGGCAACATCTGGTCGATAATCTCTTATTTGATTATGTTGCGAACTCCCTGTGGCTCATGCTGGGAGTGAGTGTCGGTGTGCTCAGTATGGGGGTGATAACCGCTTGGTTGACCTCGATTTGTGAATTCCCCGGGCGTCGATTGCTATCATGGATGCTGCTGCTGCCTCTGGCCATCCCGGCCTATATTGTTGCTTATACCTATACTGGGGTTCTAGATTTTGCAGGTCCTGTGCAAAGTCAGTTGCGTGATTGGTTCGGTTGGAGCTATGGGGACTATTGGTTTCCTGAAGTGCGCTCACTGCCGGGTGCCATCGCCATGCTATCTCTGGTTTTATATCCCTACGTTTATATGATGGCGCGCGCTGCATTTTTAGAGCAGTCCGTTGCCGTGCTTGAAGCCAGTCGTACTTTAGGGAATTCTCCGTTACAAGGCTTTTACCGAGTAGCAATGCCCCTGGCACGTCCTGCCATTATCACTGGCCTTTCATTGGCTTTGATGGAGACCTTAGCCGATTACGGCACCGTTCAATATTTTGGATTAAACACCTTTACCACCGGTATTTTCCGTACTTGGTATGGAATGGATGATAGTGCCACTGCCGCTCAGTTATCGGGAATGCTGCTTGGCTTTGTCGTGATGCTGATTTTGCTGGAGCGCTATTCGCGGCGTAAAGCGCGCTTCCATCATACTTCCAGTAAAGATGTGCGGCCTCGTCGCTACCAGCTGCGTGGCTGGATGGCGTTTTGGGCAACGCTATCTTGCGTATTGCCATTGATCTTTGGTTTTATTATTCCGGCAGCGCAATTATTGTATTGGACGATTGCCACCTCTCAATATTCGCTAACGCCCGAGTTTTTCCACCTGACAATTAATAGCTTAGGGCTGGCAGCTACTGCTGCATTGGTTGCGGTATGTTTGGCGCTACTGCTTAGTTATGCCAAGCGCACTATGAAAACGCCATTGGTGACTGTGAGTGTCGTGTTCGCGTCAATGGGTTATGCCGTTCCCGGCACCATTATTGCCGTGGGTATTTTATTACCGCTGGCTTGGTTTGATAATACGCTGGATCAGTGGCTGCGGGATAATTTTGATTATTCTAGTGGTTTGCTGTTATCCGGCACCTTATTTGCTTTGATCTTCGCATATACCGTACGCTTTTTATCCGTCTCTGTGCAGGCGGTGGATGCAGGGCTTAGCAAGGTTAAGCCTTCGATGGATGAGGCGGGTCGCAGTTTGGGTTTGTCATCCTTCGGCGTATTGCGCTATATCCATTTGCCATTGATGAAAGGCACCGTGCTCACCGCATTACTGTTGGTTTTTGTGGATGTACTGAAAGAGCTGCCGGCCACTTTAATTCTACGTCCCTTTAATTTTAATACCTTGGCACTGCGGGCGTATGAAATGGCTTCCGACGAGCGATTGGCGGATGCCGGCGCGCCATCCCTAATGATTGTATTGGCAGGTATATTGCCTGTTATTTTATTGAGCCGCGCAATTGCCCACGCAAACCCATCAGGAGAGACAAAGTGA
- a CDS encoding glycosyltransferase family 4 protein, translating to MEKIALIINSLSSGGGERVAATLSQGFAKQYDVTIVVFDSRNIDYEFGGKLVDLNCPEKPSIPGKSYNLLKRAYKLRKLFDDQNFDHIFGFMESANYPSILASRKTIASLHIDFNFLNKIERALVRHTYPRARWVAPVSDDIASTLRQQLNLKNVARIYNPVPFEEVIELGSAPFEHPRKFIVAVGRLTYQKHFDLMIDAFAESKAQESCDLIILGDGKLREELQTQINRLGMQDKVHLPGRLKNPFRYMKNAEFMALSSRAEGFPMVMIEALTLKCPVIATDCPTGPREIIQNEVNGLLIEMDNKQLLTESIDRLYFNEALRKTLSDNAQDSVTHLSVENICNEWVKLSKTNQP from the coding sequence ATGGAAAAGATCGCCCTGATTATCAACTCGCTAAGCTCAGGTGGCGGAGAACGCGTTGCTGCAACCCTGTCACAAGGCTTTGCCAAGCAATACGATGTCACCATTGTTGTGTTTGATAGTAGGAATATTGATTATGAATTCGGCGGCAAGCTGGTTGATCTCAACTGCCCTGAAAAGCCATCGATTCCGGGTAAAAGCTACAACCTGCTTAAACGGGCCTATAAATTGCGCAAACTCTTTGATGACCAGAATTTTGACCATATTTTTGGTTTTATGGAATCAGCTAATTACCCGTCAATATTGGCTTCACGCAAAACGATTGCCTCACTGCATATCGACTTCAACTTTCTAAATAAAATTGAGCGCGCCTTGGTCCGCCACACTTACCCACGAGCAAGATGGGTGGCACCTGTTTCGGATGATATCGCCAGCACACTGAGGCAGCAGCTCAATCTGAAAAATGTCGCTCGCATATACAACCCAGTACCCTTTGAAGAAGTAATTGAACTCGGTAGTGCTCCCTTTGAACACCCACGCAAGTTCATTGTCGCCGTCGGCCGTCTGACTTACCAAAAACACTTTGATCTGATGATTGATGCCTTTGCCGAGTCAAAAGCACAAGAAAGTTGTGACTTGATTATTTTAGGTGATGGCAAGCTAAGAGAAGAATTGCAAACTCAGATTAATCGCTTGGGCATGCAGGATAAAGTACATCTACCAGGCCGCCTGAAAAATCCGTTTCGTTATATGAAAAATGCTGAGTTCATGGCTTTATCAAGTCGTGCGGAAGGCTTTCCAATGGTGATGATCGAAGCGTTAACCCTGAAGTGTCCAGTCATTGCGACTGACTGCCCAACCGGGCCACGTGAAATTATTCAGAATGAAGTAAATGGCTTGTTGATTGAGATGGATAACAAGCAGCTACTGACCGAGTCGATCGATCGATTGTATTTTAATGAGGCCCTACGCAAAACGCTTAGCGACAATGCGCAGGACTCGGTTACTCATTTATCCGTTGAAAACATCTGCAATGAGTGGGTAAAGCTGTCTAAAACCAATCAGCCGTGA
- the greA gene encoding transcription elongation factor GreA, protein MNRAPITAKGAELLKTELQRLKTIERPRIIQAISDAREHGDLKENAEYHAAREQQSFTEGRIQELESVLSSGQIIDVASLNAQGKVVFGAKVELEDLESGDIVIYQIVGDIEADIKLNKIAVSSPIARALIGREEGDVAVVKAPNGLREYEILSATYTD, encoded by the coding sequence ATGAACAGAGCTCCAATAACCGCTAAAGGCGCAGAACTACTTAAAACTGAATTGCAGCGTTTGAAGACTATCGAGCGCCCGCGCATTATTCAGGCGATCTCCGATGCTCGAGAGCATGGCGATCTTAAAGAAAATGCGGAATACCATGCTGCTCGTGAGCAGCAGAGTTTCACTGAAGGGCGCATCCAAGAGCTAGAGTCTGTATTGTCTTCTGGCCAGATTATTGATGTGGCTTCGCTGAATGCTCAGGGTAAAGTGGTATTTGGGGCAAAGGTTGAACTAGAAGATCTGGAAAGCGGCGATATCGTGATCTATCAGATTGTGGGAGATATTGAGGCGGACATTAAGCTAAATAAAATTGCCGTCTCTTCTCCTATTGCTCGTGCATTAATTGGTCGTGAAGAGGGTGATGTTGCAGTTGTAAAAGCCCCTAATGGCCTGCGTGAGTATGAGATCCTTTCGGCCACTTATACTGACTGA